The nucleotide window GAGCCCCAGAGCATTTATCATTGTTTGTTTAACGGAGTGAATCAAACGACTTTGCTATATCAACTTATTAATCAGTTCCTTGGCGGTCATGGATTCACTTTCTTTCACCGCTTCACTTCTCTTCATAACGATCAAATGCTTTCTTTTATTATAACAAAAAAGGTGGCTTGTACATGGCAGGTTCGAGGCGCCTTTCGCCGCATCGTTTATCAGCCGAAAACGCCATTTTATGTGCCAAAACAAACGATTTACCAGCCACTCCATTCTTTCGGAAAGCAAATCGTAAACATCGTGCCCACGTTCGGTTTGCTCTTTGCCTCAATCGTACCTTCATGCGCCTCCAATAAGTGTTTAACGATGGCTAAGCCTAGGCCTGTGCCGCCCAGATCGCGACTCCGTGCTTTGTCAACACGATAGAAGCGTTCGAATACGCGCGGCAGGTCCTGTTTTTCAATACCTATCCCTGTATCACTCACTCGACAGACGATGAACTCGGCCTCCTCGTAAATATTTAGCTCTACTTCCCCACCTTCTCCGGTGTATGCGATGGCGTTCGTTAGTAAGTTCAAGAGTATTTGCTTTATTCGAGCCGCATCGCCGATCATTTCCTTGTTCCCCTCACTCGAAACGTTAAATTGTAACGATTTGTCATCTGCTTTTTTTCTTAATAAACGCTCTGTTTCCGCTCCGATTTTCGAGAGATCGATCGGTTGTAAATTCAACTGGAAGTTGTGAGTTTCAATGCGTGACAACTCGAGCAAGTCGCCCACCAAATCTTGAAGACGATCACTTTCCTTCCAGATTATTTCCAAAAACTGTCGTTGAACATCCTGATTCTCCATCGACTCGTTGAGCAATGTTTCAGCGAACCCTTTAAGTGACGTGACCGGTGTCTTTAATTCATGGGAAACATTGGCCACAAAATCTTTCCGTATCTCTTCCAGCCGTTTCACACCTGTGATATCATGCAAAACCACGACCACGCCATGTAATTGACTTTTGCTATTAGTGACCGGCGTTCCGTAAGCTTCATAATGCTTTACAGACCAGCCATCGTCAAAATACAATTGCTCGTGCGCATGTGTCTCGGTTAAAAAGACATATTGAATGAATAGAACGAAATTATGATCATGAATGCAATCATAATAAAGATGTTCCAACCATTCACTTGTATCCGCTTGAAAAATGTCATCACACATACGGTTCGCGAGTGTTATATGGCCTCGACCATCAATGAACAAGAGACCGCTACCCATGAATTGCGGGATTATCGAGATGAATGGCGAAGAAGACCACATCCATATTCTTTTTGATACACCACCTCAAATAAATCTAGCAACCACCATTAACAGTTTTAAAACCGTCACTTCTCGATATATTCGCAAAGAATTTCCTCATCATTTGAGTGAATATTATTGGAAATCTTATTTTTGGAGTAGAAGTTATATGGTATTAACCACCGGCGGAGCAACAATGGACGTGATAAAAAAATATAGAGAGGAGCAAGGAGAACAGGACCTTAGCGCCTAATCCCCTACTAACTCAGAGATTTTGAAGGGGAATGCGGCGCTAACTTTTTGTTCAAAGAGGATCACTTTGTATTTTTGGAATAAGTCGTTTAACATAGTTTCCGTATACATTTCAGTTTTTGTATCAATTACATCGACCCATCTATACGAATGTTTAATCGTGGTGGGTCAATTTATTTATTTTGTCAATGGATAATCCCGTTGCTTCTGCAATATCTTCCAAGGACATCCCCTTAACGAATAACTTTTTAGCGATTTCCTCCTTGGCTAATTCACTACCTTCTTCTCTCCACTTCTTATCCCATTCAAACTCTTTGACGACATCATCAATCTTTTTTTGGGTATCAGGATCAAGGTCTAGCTTTTGCATCGTTTGGATCACCTCCGTAAATAATTCGGGATTGGCATGAAAAACCGCGTGAAACATAAGCAAGTACAGATCTTTCTTACTGTCTTGAAAATAGTCCATCAGAGCACGTTGCAGTTGTTCTTTTTCCTGTAACTGATTCGTCAATAGCGTCAGGTACTCGTTCTCCTTGTTGGGAAGATCTTCTTGAATGAGAAGTTGGATAGGTACATCCATCCCTTCGATGTAGTATACCCCTTCATTTTCAAAATAGACATGTTTTTCCCGCTTCTGTAGATGATCCAGGAGTTTCGTCGGCTTATACAGGCTAACAAGAGTTAATGTCATCTCACGGATGTCTATCGTGTCTATGCCTTTGTCGCCGGTGTTTTTATATAGATATACGTATGCTATAGCCTTATAGAAGTCATCAATCGAAACATAATCTCTGGGTGATTTATACTCGACAACGTTGTAATGACGAAAGATTCTGCCAATATTTTTATCAATATATGCTTCCCCGTCTTTCAAAATAAGAACGTCAACTTTCAAGGGTTCACTCGTTAGCTCAAATTCCAGCTGAAACTCCAACTCATCTGCGTATGCTTGCAATTCCAACTGTAAGGCCGCCGCAAATGACGGATGCCAAGAAATCGATTCATTCTCTTTCACCGCTTCACCTCTCTTCATAACGATCAAGTGTTTTCTTTTATTATAGCAAAAAAGGGGATGACGTGTACATGGCAGGTTCGAGGCGCCCTCGACGTATCGTTTATCAGCCGAAAACGCCACTTTATCAGCCAAATTTTGCAATATACCAGCCAAAAAAAGCAGAAACGAGTGATCGCCCCGCTTCTGCGCTACGTAGACTCTGCTATGACGACGTATAGTCGCCACCGTTAATGTGAATCGCTTGCCCGGTCATGTAGGAAGATTCATCTGCCGCTAGCATCACATAAGGCCAAGCATGTTCGGAAGGTTGGCCCGGCCGGTTGATCAAGCCGCCTTGACCGAAATTTTCAACGCCTTCTTCGTCAAACGATGACGGAATCAGCGGCGTCCATACCGGTCCGGGCGCCACTGAATTCGCGCGAATGCCTTTATCGGCAAGGCTTTGGGCGATACTGCGGATAAATGAAGTGACCGCGCCTTTCGTTGCCGAATAGTCCATGAAAATCGGGTTCCCGCGGTAAGCATTAATGGAAGAAGTGGCAATAATGGAATCACCTGCCTGCATGTGACGGACAGCGGCTTTTGTTAAATAGAAATGGGAAAAGAAATTAACCCGAAACACGTCCTCGAATTGCTCCGAAGAAACATCAAGGATATCATCGCGCACATATTGAATCGCCGCATTGTTAACGAGAATATTAATCTTTCCGAACGTCGCGACGGTTTGTTCCACGAGATCCCGGCAATGGGATTCACTTTTAATGTCACCCGGAAGGAGTAAGCATCTCGTCCCTTCGGCTTCGACCATTTTTTTCGTTTCTTCGGCATCTTCATGTTCATCCAAATAAGAAATGGCAACATCCGCGCCTTCTTTTGCATAAAGCATGGCCACGGCACGTCCAATGCCGCTGTCACCCCCGGTAATCAACGATGCCTTTCCTTTCAACTTATCCGTTCCTTTATAATCCGTCGGCTGCGCAGGCTTTGGCTGCATCTGCGACTCAATGCCCGGTTGTCTTTCTTGGCGCTGCCGTGGAGTGCTTCCGATCTGCATCTCTCGTGGATCCATTGGGTTTCCCTCCTTGAAGGCTTTGCATGTCCTCCTTGTCCATACCACTTTCACTTGGGTCTGCAAACTAAAAACTTATTTCTTTTTCTTATTGGTTTTTTCAGCATCAGATTTGATATCTACGTCTGAACCAAATTCGGTTTGCAAATTTTTCACGGCGGGATTGTCAGTACTTGAATCCTCATTTGGCAAAACGTTCCTCTCCATGTATAAGTGGAAAAATCCTTCGCCGGCGGCAATAAAGAAAGCTGAAGCAATGCAATATAAAACAAGTCCTTCAAACGGGAATAAAGCTGCACCCAATGCCCATAATCCTGCCCATACAAGGACAAAATCTACGACGGTCGCCAATGTATTTCCGAAGTTTTTCAACAAATACAAATCACCGACGAGAAACGAAACACCAGTGAGGACAACACTGACGAGCAGTATATTCGCAAACGAAACCCCGCCGAACAACCCTAGAAAAAACCATGACACAAAAGTAATCATAATCAATTTAATGATCAAGGCACCAACATACCTCAATGTAGCAACCCCCTTTTCATCTATTAGCTTGTCCTGTTTTTGGTTCATTACCCATGAACGGACAATAATGGATGACCAAGGAGGGGAAATTCTACGTCCGGAAAGCTTCCCAAAGGTCTTGCCGAGATGTTGTAACCGCTCTTGCTCCGCCTTCGATAGCTTGTCTGACATCATTGTCGGTTTCGATCAGCCCGCCTGCAATAACGTCAATTTCCGTTTCCTCGTGTACTTTGCGGATGTAGGAAGGGATAATGCCCGGAAGCAGCTCAATCACATCCGGCCCAACCGTTTCGGCCAGTTGATAACTCGTGTGAAGGGCGATTGTGTCCAAAAGGAACATCCGCTGAATCGCCATGATATTATTCTTTTTAGCGATTCGGAGCATATCGCCCCGCGTAGAAATAATACCCGCGGGTTTAATCGTTTGAGACAGAAATTCCGCCGCATACCGATCGCTTTTAAGTCCTTGTACAAGATCCGCGTGGATGATCATTTTTTTATGCGCTTCCCGTGCCGCTTTCTTCATTCTGGCAAGTTGGGAGATGTGAACTTCCAATACAACAAAAAATGCATCCTCTCGTTTTAATACACGTTCAAAATCCTTCATCTCTTTTACAGCCGGAATGATTTTCTGTCCATCAAACACATCCATCACCTGTGAACCTCTCCTCCTAAATCAAAGATTTTGATGGAGCATCCCTTATCTTAAATACGGCACAAACAAAAGCGGCTAAGACGAATTCGGCGACTCTAATGCTTTCGTAAGGCTAATTAATGAAGACAGGGTCGTATATGTCCTTTTTGCCACATCAGCTACTTTTGCCTGAAGGGACAACCATTTCGTTTCCGACATGGATTTCTGAATGCCACGAACAAAATATCGCGCGCCGATGTTATATGATGCTGATAAATCGGCATGATAGACTTTTCCACTTGAAAATGTGGCGATGTCTTTTTTCCAATTTCGCTCGACTTCTCCGGAGCCATCAAATGCCAACTTGCTTGTATTACGAGCATTCACTCTCGACATACGCATACCGAGATAATGCGCCATCTCCGTCACCTTGTTCTGAATCCCTTTCTTTCGCCAGTAACGGAGTTTGAAGCGAAGTTTCTTTGCGCCCCAAAACACTTTCGGTGTTTTCATTTTATCAAGGTACTCAAAAACAATAACATCACAATCATTCTCGCTCGCAAATGTAATAATTTCATGCGACGTATTATTCACGATGTGCTTTTGAAGGCCGTTGATACTAC belongs to Salicibibacter cibi and includes:
- a CDS encoding SDR family oxidoreductase, producing the protein MDPREMQIGSTPRQRQERQPGIESQMQPKPAQPTDYKGTDKLKGKASLITGGDSGIGRAVAMLYAKEGADVAISYLDEHEDAEETKKMVEAEGTRCLLLPGDIKSESHCRDLVEQTVATFGKINILVNNAAIQYVRDDILDVSSEQFEDVFRVNFFSHFYLTKAAVRHMQAGDSIIATSSINAYRGNPIFMDYSATKGAVTSFIRSIAQSLADKGIRANSVAPGPVWTPLIPSSFDEEGVENFGQGGLINRPGQPSEHAWPYVMLAADESSYMTGQAIHINGGDYTSS
- a CDS encoding YndM family protein, which translates into the protein MRYVGALIIKLIMITFVSWFFLGLFGGVSFANILLVSVVLTGVSFLVGDLYLLKNFGNTLATVVDFVLVWAGLWALGAALFPFEGLVLYCIASAFFIAAGEGFFHLYMERNVLPNEDSSTDNPAVKNLQTEFGSDVDIKSDAEKTNKKKK
- the pnpS gene encoding two-component system histidine kinase PnpS gives rise to the protein MFIDGRGHITLANRMCDDIFQADTSEWLEHLYYDCIHDHNFVLFIQYVFLTETHAHEQLYFDDGWSVKHYEAYGTPVTNSKSQLHGVVVVLHDITGVKRLEEIRKDFVANVSHELKTPVTSLKGFAETLLNESMENQDVQRQFLEIIWKESDRLQDLVGDLLELSRIETHNFQLNLQPIDLSKIGAETERLLRKKADDKSLQFNVSSEGNKEMIGDAARIKQILLNLLTNAIAYTGEGGEVELNIYEEAEFIVCRVSDTGIGIEKQDLPRVFERFYRVDKARSRDLGGTGLGLAIVKHLLEAHEGTIEAKSKPNVGTMFTICFPKEWSGW
- a CDS encoding glycerol-3-phosphate responsive antiterminator, whose amino-acid sequence is MDVFDGQKIIPAVKEMKDFERVLKREDAFFVVLEVHISQLARMKKAAREAHKKMIIHADLVQGLKSDRYAAEFLSQTIKPAGIISTRGDMLRIAKKNNIMAIQRMFLLDTIALHTSYQLAETVGPDVIELLPGIIPSYIRKVHEETEIDVIAGGLIETDNDVRQAIEGGARAVTTSRQDLWEAFRT